From the genome of Uranotaenia lowii strain MFRU-FL chromosome 1, ASM2978415v1, whole genome shotgun sequence, one region includes:
- the LOC129754119 gene encoding migration and invasion enhancer 1, protein MEEKSDDGIIKVDIEYCNICNSKPQCLALSRFIEERLPGVAVVTCTNGRRGSFEVQINKTLVHSRLQSLAFPDYEAVLASVTAAQQGRPLEKVPEQPITDCVVQ, encoded by the exons ATGGAAGAAAAAAGTGACGATGGAATTATTAAAGTGGATATCGAATATTG CAACATCTGCAACTCAAAGCCCCAGTGTCTCGCCCTCAGTCGATTCATAGAGGAGCGTCTTCCTGGTGTTGCAGTGGTGACATGCACAAACGGACGGCGCGGATCTTTCGAGGTACAGATCAACAAGACTTTGGTCCACTCGAGGCTGCAGTCGTTGGCATTTCCCGACTACGAAGCGGTGCTCGCCAGCGTTACGGCCGCCCAGCAAGGACGACCGTTGGAAAAGGTCCCAGAACAACCCATCACCGATTGTGTAGTTCAATAA
- the LOC129754022 gene encoding molybdenum cofactor sulfurase 3, with product MHFESEFSEAETSAIAKDFTRLKDKCYLDHAGATLYAESQIRAAHEQLAQQLLCNPHTSRSTEDLIDQVRFRLLRHFNTRSSEYQVIFTSGTTASLKLVAESFAFEDGGAFVYLRDSHTSVLGMREVVGTDRICPLERDVLLQNLDTPKESNVVAGGISSLLVFPAQCNFNGVKYQLELIKNIKDHGLIGYERERFYMCVDAASYVSTSFLDLSKYKPDFVCLSFYKIFGFPTGLGALLVRHNAVDTLNKSYYGGGTVKIAMSGKNFHVKRDSLTERFEDGTIAFTSIVSLLNGFYTLERLAPSANGLRVIERVSKQTFLLARYCYRRLRALRHANDREVIKLYHDTDFEDPKQQGAIVNFNVLHDDGSFVGFAEFSYMAQVHDIILRTGCFCNPGACQRLLGLTDEDVLRQYDAGHICGDANDLIDGQPTGSVRVSFGYMTRKEEIDRLLDMIQKCYIKKMSTKTSVSRSEIVLQYKNYLQPRLKMICLFPIKSCGAFKVTSSWPLCSKGLKYDREFVIVDENGMALTQKKCVEMCLIVPRVDLRAQELILTHPSMADHKLDMSSLINASESQLVKLCQTKVCQDNIQAIDCGDEVADWISIALQTSGLRLLRQSDEETRTFRQSTKAISLSNQAQFLLINQTSVHWLADQVPDWDDMPNGKPSLSSLVDRFRGNLIIETSRPMEENSWNNIVINGQTLSVDGPCSRCQMVCIDQATGTKTTEPLRTIAREFKGKMRFGIYLSFDYLKDGSDNRLIHCGSSLTIHRSDVL from the exons ATGCATTTCGAAAGTGAATTCTCTGAAGCTGAAACCAGTGCGATAGCGAAAGATTTTACCAGATTGAAAG acaAGTGTTACCTGGATCACGCGGGTGCCACATTGTACGCGGAATCGCAAATCCGAGCCGCTCACGAACAGCTGGCACAACAGCTACTGTGCAACCCACACACTAGTCGCTCGACGGAAGATTTGATCGATCAGGTTCGGTTCCGATTGTTGCGGCACTTCAATACCCGCAGCTCAGAGTATCAAGTGATATTTACCTCGGGGACCACGGCTAGCTTAAAACTAGTGGCCGAAAGTTTTGCATTCGAGGATGGCGGTGCCTTCGTCTATCTCAGAGATAGCCATACCTCGGTGCTGGGAATGCGCGAAGTTGTGGGTACTGATCGGATTTGTCCTTTGGAAAGAGATGTCTTGCTTCAAAACCTTGATACCCCAAAAGAGTCGAATGTGGTTGCTGGAGGAATATCGTCTCTGCTGGTATTTCCTGCACAGTGTAACTTTAACGGCGTCAAATATCAACTAGAGCTGATCAAGAATATTAAGGATCACGGACTCATCGGTTATGAACGAGAACGTTTCTACATGTGTGTCGATGCTGCAAGttacgtttcgaccagttttctAGACCTCAGCAAATACAAACCAGACTTTGTGTGCTTGtcgttttacaaaattttcgg TTTTCCCACTGGTCTTGGGGCCCTCCTGGTTCGGCACAATGCTGTCGATACTCTCAATAAAAGCTACTACGGGGGAGGAACGGTCAAGATAGCTATGTCCGGTAAGAATTTTCACGTGAAACGGGACTCTCTAACCGAAAGGTTCGAGGATGGAACGATTGCCTTCACTTCGATCGTTTCCCTTCTAAATGGATTTTATACCTTGGAACGACTAGCTCCATCAGCAAACGGTTTGCGAGTAATAGAGCGAGTATCGAAACAAACTTTTCTGCTAGCGAGATATTGCTATCGACGACTGAGAGCTCTGCGCCATGCCAATGATAGAGAAGTGATCAAGCTATACCATGATACGGATTTTGAAGATCCCAAACAGCAGGGTGCgattgtgaattttaatgttttgcatgACGATGGAAGTTTTGTTGGCTTTGCTGAATTCTCCTACATGGCTCAGGTGCATGATATAATTCTAAGAACAGGCTGTTTTTGTAACCCGGGAGCTTGCCAAAGATTGCTCGGTTTGACGGATGAAGACGTCCTTCGCCAGTACGATGCAGGTCACATCTGTGGGGATGCCAACGATCTCATTGATGGTCAACCAACAGGATCGGTTCGAGTATCATTTGGCTACATGACCCGCAAAGAGGAGATCGATCGACTATTGGATATGATCCAGAAATGTTACATCAAGAAAATGTCTACCAAAACTTCTGTCAGCCGATCTGAAATTGTGCTTCAATACAAAAACTATCTTCAGCCACGTCTCAAAATGATATGTCTATTTCCTATCAAATCTTGTGGAGCATTCAAAGTTACATCTAGCTGGCCTCTTTGTTCCAAAGGTCTAAAATACGATCGTGAGTTTGTGATTGTTGATGAAAATGGAATGGCATTAACTCAAAAAAAGTGTGTCGAAATGTGCCTTATCGTACCACGGGTAGATCTGCGGGCCCAAGAGCTCATTTTAACGCATCCTTCGATGGCAGATCACAAATTGGATATGTCTTCACTGATCAATGCGAGTGAAAGTCAATTGGTCAAACTATGTCAAACTAAAGTGTGTCAGGATAATATACAAGCCATCGACTGTGGGGATGAAGTGGCCGATTGGATCAGCATTGCGTTGCAAACTTCCGGTCTCCGTTTGCTACGGCAATCAGACGAAGAAACCCGTACGTTTCGTCAATCCACTAAAGCAATTTCGCTCTCAAATCAAGCTCAGTTTCTGCTGATCAATCAAACGTCAGTTCACTGGTTAGCAGATCAAGTTCCTGACTGGGACGATATGCCTAATGGTAAACCATCTCTTTCATCTTTAGTCGATCGTTTCCGTGGAAATCTTATCATTGAAACAAGTCGTCCAATGGAAGAAAATAGCTGGAACAACATCGTAATCAATGGTCAAACGCTCTCCGTTGATGGGCCCTGCTCTCGTTGTCAAATGGTTTGCATAGACCAAGCGACCGGAACAAAAACCACCGAACCCTTGAGAACGATTGCACGCGAATTCAAAGGAAAAATGAGATTTGGAATTTACCTTTCTTTTGATTACTTGAAGGACGGTTCGGATAATCGATTAATACATTGCGGTAGTTCCTTAACAATTCATCGTTCAGATGTACTAtaa
- the LOC129757043 gene encoding activating signal cointegrator 1 gives MDSWLKDRLTRYLCFEVPDEMVSYILTIRGDQQLDEYFKTLLDFNNPDHVGFLNEFKQRLRKSPSDGRGGKGQKPNKSQQQHGRKVEQPKQTVHKKEPLPNVATGSSGGSSAAINSVSNVGNPAGGNQGAVKKKTKYVNLYDQEGRANVVLLKGRHLCDCQASKHKLINNCLHCGRIICEQEGSGPCLFCGSLVCTDEEQRMIESSSKKGDNLKRTLMEQSRPKGWEEAVATRNRLLEYDRNSEKRTTVIDDEADYFRANSVWLSDNERKKLEKLESEMREKKHSSRLTRKVTLDFAGRQIVEEPELTLEIEDDVLKKIVDSVREEGSGSMPKSNSGKHGWNKKQRDEQSDDIHPGIVGDAPMFLDSVTSSLDQNRQMFFTGYDGVYSKVQDKEFLEMSDLRHCLTMHQPWASLLITGIKRHEGRTWYSSHRGRLWIAAAAKPVNIEAIKQMETFYRLVYPDEEFEFPSQYPSGCLLGCVAVQDCLPQEEYRKQYPDGESESPYVFVCTDPQELPIRFPVKGEHKIYQLDSKIHQAAVKSLQRLSKLKAEE, from the exons ATGGATAGTTGGTTGAAGGATCGGTTAACCCGATACCTCTGCTTCGAGGTGCCGGATGAAATGGTCAG CTACATCTTAACCATCCGGGGTGATCAACAGCTTGACGAGTATTTCAAAACTCTGCTGGATTTCAACAATCCGGATCATGTTGGGTTTTTGAACGAGTTCAAACAACGTTTGA GAAAAAGTCCTTCGGATGGCCGGGGTGGAAAAGGGCAAAAGCCAAATAAGAGTCAGCAACAACATGGCAGGAAAGTAGAGCAGCCGAAACAGACGGTACACAAAAAAGAACCACTTCCCAATGTGGCGACTGGTTCTTCTGGTGGATCTTCTGCTGCAATCAACAGCGTTTCTAACGTGGGCAACCCAGCAGGTGGAAATCAGGGAGcagttaagaaaaaaacaaaatatgtaaaCCTGTACGATCAGGAAGGCCGGGCAAATGTTGTCTTACTGAAGGGACGCCATTTATGTGATTGTCAG GCTTCGAAGCATAAGCTTATAAACAATTGTTTGCATTGTGGCCGAATCATTTGCGAACAGGAAGGTAGCGGGCCCTGTTTGTTTTGTGGCAGTTTGGTTTGCACCGATGAGGAACAACGGATGATAGAAAGTTCCTCGAAAAAGGGTGACAACCTCAAGAGAACTCTCATGGAGCAAAGCAGACCAAAGGGGTGGGAAGAGGCGGTGGCCACAAGAAACCGCCTGCTGGAATATGATCGCAACAGCGAGAAAAGAACTACGGTTATCGATGATGAAGCCGACTATTTCCGGGCCAACTCGGTTTGGCTTTCGGACAACGAACGGAAGAAGTTGGAAAAGCTTGAAAGTGAAATGcgtgaaaaaaaacactcaagtCGGTTGACCCGAAAGGTAACACTTGATTTCGCGGGAAGACAAATCGTCGAAGAACCCGAACTGACGCTGGAAATTGAGGAcgacgttttaaaaaaaatagtcgaTTCAGTTAGAGAAGAGGGCTCAGGAAGTATGCCCAAAAGTAACAGCGGAAAACACGGATGGAACAAGAAACAAAGGGATGAACAGTCGGATGATATACACCCAGGAATAGTTGGTGACGCACCAATG TTTTTAGATTCGGTAACATCTTCGTTGGACCAAAATCGTCAAATGTTTTTCACCGGATATGACGGAGTTTATAGTAAAGTGCAGGACAAGGAATTCCTGGAGATGTCGGATCTCCGGCATTGCCTCACGATGCACCAACCGTGGGCTTCGTTGTTGATTACAGGAATCAAAAGGCACGAAGGGCGCACGTGGTATTCCTCACACCGCGGTCGCCTGTGGATCGCAGCCGCTGCGAAGCCCGTAAATATTGAAGCCATCAAGCAGATGGAAACCTTCTACCGGCTAGTGTACCCTGACGAGGAATTTGAGTTCCCTTCACAGTACCCGTCTGGGTGTTTGCTGGGGTGTGTTGCGGTGCAAGACTGTCTGCCCCAGGAGGAGTATCGGAAGCAATACCCCGATGGCGAATCCGAGAGTCCGTACGTGTTTGTGTGCACTGATCCGCAGGAACTGCCCATTCGTTTTCCGGTCAAGGGAGaacataaaattt ATCAACTGGATTCCAAAATTCATCAGGCGGCTGTAAAATCTTTGCAGCGGCTTTCCAAGCTCAAAGCAGAAGAGTAA
- the LOC129738495 gene encoding nuclear pore complex protein Nup50: protein MAKRGALSDLNHDNWNEEEESEEAGTFSQASEAVLKSRVIKTARRRAADSGTGSATASVFSGFKGFAGATSTPAVTKTGTPSPFSFLSSISNSTNGTPSVAPAASGGSIASATTSALGASIFASTDPNKKVFSGFGSPPKSTNTGGDTDFNAKKEISSNKLDDYASSIKALNEAVANWISEKVKENALCKLTPIFTDYEKYLKEIEARKEQPPVKDAAKPSSTGFTFGSGTPAIGGNSSDPKPASKEEPASKPFSFGFGTSGSTGIGFSFANVAKPATGETKSTEDKEEGDGDGDEDEPPKVEFTPVEEKDSIYSKRCKLFVKAEGTYSDRGVGTLHIKKVDSKVQVLVRADTSLGNILLNIILNESIPLQRMGKNNVMMVCLPVPESKPPPTPVLLRVKTTEEADELFETLSKHKPK, encoded by the exons ATGGCTAAACGAGGTGCACTTTCGGATCTGAACCACGACAACTGGAACGAGGAAGAAGAATCAGAGGAAGCAGGTACGTTCTCCCAAGCCTCCGAGGCAGTACTCAAATCGCGTGTCATTAAAACGGCTCGTAGAAGGGCAGCCGACTCGGGAACTGGCTCAGCTACCGCTTCAGTTTTCAGCGGATTCAAAGGATTCGCGGGAGCAACATCGACACCGGCTGTAACCAAAACGGGAACTCCAAGTCCGTTTTCGTTTCTGAGCAGCATCAGCAATTCTACTAATGGGACACCGTCAGTTGCGCCGGCTGCAAGTGGTGGATCAATTGCAAGTGCTACCACATCCGCTTTAGGTGCGAGCATTTTCGCCAGTACGGATCCgaacaaaaaagttttctcCGGTTTTGGAAGCCCACCTAAATCAACAAATACCGGTGGTGATACCGATTTCAATGCTAAGAAAGAAATCAGCAGCAACAAGTTGGATGATTATGCGTCTAGTATCAAGGCGCTGAATGAAGCAGTAGCGAATTGGATTTCCGAAAAGGTAAAAGAAAATGCCCTCTGCAAGTTGACGCCAATTTTCACAGACTACGAGAAATACTTAAAGGAAATAGAGGCCAGAAAAGAGCAACCACCTGTCAAAGATGCGG CAAAACCTTCCTCGACGGGATTCACATTTGGTAGCGGCACTCCTGCGATTGGTGGAAATTCTAGCGACCCAAAACCTGCCTCTAAGGAGGAACCAGCCAGCAAACCATTTAGCTTTGGTTTTGGAACAAGTGGATCAACCGGTATTGGATTTTCATTTGCTAACGTTGCAAAGCCAGCAACAGGCGAGACTAAATCCACTGAAGACAAAGAGGAAGGCGATGGCGATGGCGACGAAGATGAACCACCGAAGGTGGAATTCACACCGGTGGAGGAAAAAGATAGTATCTATTCAAAACGTTGCAAGCTGTTCGTCAAAGCTGAGGGCACGTACTCGGACCGAGGTGTGGGCACGCTCCACATCAAGAAGGTGGACTCCAAGGTTCAGGTTCTGGTACGAGCGGATACCAGTCTCGGCAACATTTTGCTAAATATAATTCTCAACGAAAGCATCCCGCTACAGCGGATGGGTAAGAATAATGTGATGATGGTTTGTCTACCGGTGCCAGAATCGAAACCACCTCCAACTCCAGTTCTGCTGCGGGTTAAGACCACCGAGGAGGCGGACGAACTGTTCGAAACATTGTCCAAACACAAGCCCAAAtag
- the LOC129738494 gene encoding inhibitor of growth protein 3 isoform X3 has protein sequence MLYLEDYLEMIEHLPQELRDRFTEMREMDLSVQNQMDSLDKRVRTLFQQCRRGETVGPQADSEFHTIRKDYYRVLEDSDEKVQLAGQMYDLVDRYLRRLDSELYKFKCELEADHNGITEILEKRSLELDSSTSNGGLNQKENRYFDTLTALNSVTSSVVPAGAARVESRYKIKPEKRRENLNLSSHGGPPPEKRPSLASSLSTGSVSTRPTTPAVSSGPGYHHMLSSTAGSTTPNAAASVAYNLQQFGAGNAIAAAASQAIAQTQQMQQGRRTASLKASYEAIHGATGAGGAHDLLNALQEVARDANQLRRQHKKKLTTNPSAAGLLGSSGSSLTGSSTTSIGPSGSALMSGSMSSGSSSTLGLGPSLSSGSAGPLGPLTTSGPPPPSSLHHGPGLGPNAILTENGMVVEQTPEGEWTYDPNEPRYCICNQVSYGDMVACDNEDCPFEWFHYPCVNITSSPKGKWYCPQCSSSMKRRAPRKN, from the exons ATGTTGTATTTGGAGGATTACCTTGAAA tgatCGAACACCTGCCACAGGAGCTGCGTGATCGATTCACTGAAATGCGCGAAATGGATCTTTCTGTGCAAA ATCAAATGGACTCGCTAGATAAACGGGTGCGGACTCTATTCCAACAGTGCCGCCGCGGCGAAACGGTTGGCCCTCAGGCTGATTCGGAATTTCACACAATACGAAAAGACTACTACCGGGTGCTGGAAGATTCGGACGAAAAGGTTCAACTGGCGGGTCAGATGTACGATCTTGTCGATCGATATCTGCGCCGTTTGGATAGTGAACTATACAAGTTCAAGTGTGAGCTCGAAGCAGACCACAACGGAATAACGGAAATTTTGGAGAAACGTTCGCTAGAACTGGATTCTTCTACCAGCAATGGTGGACTGAATCAGAAAGAGAACCGCTATTTCGATACTTTGACCGCATTGAACAGCGTTACTAGTTCGGTTGTGCCAGCTGGGGCAGCTCGAGTGGAAAGTCGATACAAGATCAAGCCCGAAAAACGGAgagaaaatttgaacctttcCTCACATGGAGGACCACCACCCGAAAAGCGTCCATCTTTGGCTAGCAGCCTTTCGACAGGTTCGGTATCAACCCGTCCAACCACCCCGGCTGTTTCATCTGGGCCAGGATACCATCATATGCTGTCTTCGACCGCCGGAAGTACCACTCCAAATGCAGCGGCCTCGGTTGCCTATAATCTGCAGCAATTCGGTGCTGGGAATGCGATTGCGGCGGCCGCAAGTCAGGCCATTGCCCAAACACAGCAAATGCAACAGGGCCGTCGAACGGCTAGTTTGAAAGCTTCCTATGAAGCAATTCATGGTGCTACCGGGGCCGGTGGAGCTCACGATTTATTGAATGCCCTACAAGAGGTTGCACGAGATGCAAATCAGCTAAGACGTCAGCACAAGAAAAAACTCACCACCAATCCATCTGCCGCAG GTTTACTCGGTAGTTCCGGATCGTCGCTGACGGGCAGCAGCACAACAAGCATCGGACCCAGCGGCAGTGCCCTGATGAGCGGTAGTATGTCATCGGGTTCTTCATCGACGCTTGGTTTAGGTCCCTCGCTAAGTTCAGGCAGCGCCGGTCCATTAGGTCCACTGACTACCTCCGGTCCGCCACCGCCCAGTAGTTTACATCACGGCCCGGGTCTGGGACCTAACGCAATCCTTACTGAGAACGGCATGGTTGTGGAACAAACGCCAGAAGGGGAATGGACTTATGATCCGAACGAGCCACGGTACTGCATTTGTAATCAGGTGTCCTACGGCGATATGGTCGCTTGTGACAACGAAGAC tgtccCTTTGAGTGGTTCCACTATCCCTGTGTAAACATAACGTCTTCACCGAAAGGAAAATGGTACTGTCCACAGTGTAGCAGCTCGATGAAGCGCCGAGCCCCAAGGAAGAACTaa
- the LOC129738494 gene encoding inhibitor of growth protein 3 isoform X2 — MLYLEDYLEMIEHLPQELRDRFTEMREMDLSVQNQMDSLDKRVRTLFQQCRRGETVGPQADSEFHTIRKDYYRVLEDSDEKVQLAGQMYDLVDRYLRRLDSELYKFKCELEADHNGITEILEKRSLELDSSTSNGGLNQKENRYFDTLTALNSVTSSVVPAGAARVESRYKIKPEKRRENLNLSSHGGPPPEKRPSLASSLSTGSVSTRPTTPAVSSGPGYHHMLSSTAGSTTPNAAASVAYNLQQFGAGNAIAAAASQAIAQTQQMQQGRRTASLKASYEAIHGATGAGGAHDLLNALQEVARDANQLRRQHKKKLTTNPSAADLLDSSAVPGLLGSSGSSLTGSSTTSIGPSGSALMSGSMSSGSSSTLGLGPSLSSGSAGPLGPLTTSGPPPPSSLHHGPGLGPNAILTENGMVVEQTPEGEWTYDPNEPRYCICNQVSYGDMVACDNEDCPFEWFHYPCVNITSSPKGKWYCPQCSSSMKRRAPRKN, encoded by the exons ATGTTGTATTTGGAGGATTACCTTGAAA tgatCGAACACCTGCCACAGGAGCTGCGTGATCGATTCACTGAAATGCGCGAAATGGATCTTTCTGTGCAAA ATCAAATGGACTCGCTAGATAAACGGGTGCGGACTCTATTCCAACAGTGCCGCCGCGGCGAAACGGTTGGCCCTCAGGCTGATTCGGAATTTCACACAATACGAAAAGACTACTACCGGGTGCTGGAAGATTCGGACGAAAAGGTTCAACTGGCGGGTCAGATGTACGATCTTGTCGATCGATATCTGCGCCGTTTGGATAGTGAACTATACAAGTTCAAGTGTGAGCTCGAAGCAGACCACAACGGAATAACGGAAATTTTGGAGAAACGTTCGCTAGAACTGGATTCTTCTACCAGCAATGGTGGACTGAATCAGAAAGAGAACCGCTATTTCGATACTTTGACCGCATTGAACAGCGTTACTAGTTCGGTTGTGCCAGCTGGGGCAGCTCGAGTGGAAAGTCGATACAAGATCAAGCCCGAAAAACGGAgagaaaatttgaacctttcCTCACATGGAGGACCACCACCCGAAAAGCGTCCATCTTTGGCTAGCAGCCTTTCGACAGGTTCGGTATCAACCCGTCCAACCACCCCGGCTGTTTCATCTGGGCCAGGATACCATCATATGCTGTCTTCGACCGCCGGAAGTACCACTCCAAATGCAGCGGCCTCGGTTGCCTATAATCTGCAGCAATTCGGTGCTGGGAATGCGATTGCGGCGGCCGCAAGTCAGGCCATTGCCCAAACACAGCAAATGCAACAGGGCCGTCGAACGGCTAGTTTGAAAGCTTCCTATGAAGCAATTCATGGTGCTACCGGGGCCGGTGGAGCTCACGATTTATTGAATGCCCTACAAGAGGTTGCACGAGATGCAAATCAGCTAAGACGTCAGCACAAGAAAAAACTCACCACCAATCCATCTGCCGCAG ATCTACTAGATAGTTCGGCCGTTCCAGGTTTACTCGGTAGTTCCGGATCGTCGCTGACGGGCAGCAGCACAACAAGCATCGGACCCAGCGGCAGTGCCCTGATGAGCGGTAGTATGTCATCGGGTTCTTCATCGACGCTTGGTTTAGGTCCCTCGCTAAGTTCAGGCAGCGCCGGTCCATTAGGTCCACTGACTACCTCCGGTCCGCCACCGCCCAGTAGTTTACATCACGGCCCGGGTCTGGGACCTAACGCAATCCTTACTGAGAACGGCATGGTTGTGGAACAAACGCCAGAAGGGGAATGGACTTATGATCCGAACGAGCCACGGTACTGCATTTGTAATCAGGTGTCCTACGGCGATATGGTCGCTTGTGACAACGAAGAC tgtccCTTTGAGTGGTTCCACTATCCCTGTGTAAACATAACGTCTTCACCGAAAGGAAAATGGTACTGTCCACAGTGTAGCAGCTCGATGAAGCGCCGAGCCCCAAGGAAGAACTaa
- the LOC129738494 gene encoding inhibitor of growth protein 3 isoform X1: protein MLYLEDYLEMIEHLPQELRDRFTEMREMDLSVQNQMDSLDKRVRTLFQQCRRGETVGPQADSEFHTIRKDYYRVLEDSDEKVQLAGQMYDLVDRYLRRLDSELYKFKCELEADHNGITEILEKRSLELDSSTSNGGLNQKENRYFDTLTALNSVTSSVVPAGAARVESRYKIKPEKRRENLNLSSHGGPPPEKRPSLASSLSTGSVSTRPTTPAVSSGPGYHHMLSSTAGSTTPNAAASVAYNLQQFGAGNAIAAAASQAIAQTQQMQQGRRTASLKASYEAIHGATGAGGAHDLLNALQEVARDANQLRRQHKKKLTTNPSAAATLLQAHHPKQPHTTRLSPNLSSSSTLDLLDSSAVPGLLGSSGSSLTGSSTTSIGPSGSALMSGSMSSGSSSTLGLGPSLSSGSAGPLGPLTTSGPPPPSSLHHGPGLGPNAILTENGMVVEQTPEGEWTYDPNEPRYCICNQVSYGDMVACDNEDCPFEWFHYPCVNITSSPKGKWYCPQCSSSMKRRAPRKN, encoded by the exons ATGTTGTATTTGGAGGATTACCTTGAAA tgatCGAACACCTGCCACAGGAGCTGCGTGATCGATTCACTGAAATGCGCGAAATGGATCTTTCTGTGCAAA ATCAAATGGACTCGCTAGATAAACGGGTGCGGACTCTATTCCAACAGTGCCGCCGCGGCGAAACGGTTGGCCCTCAGGCTGATTCGGAATTTCACACAATACGAAAAGACTACTACCGGGTGCTGGAAGATTCGGACGAAAAGGTTCAACTGGCGGGTCAGATGTACGATCTTGTCGATCGATATCTGCGCCGTTTGGATAGTGAACTATACAAGTTCAAGTGTGAGCTCGAAGCAGACCACAACGGAATAACGGAAATTTTGGAGAAACGTTCGCTAGAACTGGATTCTTCTACCAGCAATGGTGGACTGAATCAGAAAGAGAACCGCTATTTCGATACTTTGACCGCATTGAACAGCGTTACTAGTTCGGTTGTGCCAGCTGGGGCAGCTCGAGTGGAAAGTCGATACAAGATCAAGCCCGAAAAACGGAgagaaaatttgaacctttcCTCACATGGAGGACCACCACCCGAAAAGCGTCCATCTTTGGCTAGCAGCCTTTCGACAGGTTCGGTATCAACCCGTCCAACCACCCCGGCTGTTTCATCTGGGCCAGGATACCATCATATGCTGTCTTCGACCGCCGGAAGTACCACTCCAAATGCAGCGGCCTCGGTTGCCTATAATCTGCAGCAATTCGGTGCTGGGAATGCGATTGCGGCGGCCGCAAGTCAGGCCATTGCCCAAACACAGCAAATGCAACAGGGCCGTCGAACGGCTAGTTTGAAAGCTTCCTATGAAGCAATTCATGGTGCTACCGGGGCCGGTGGAGCTCACGATTTATTGAATGCCCTACAAGAGGTTGCACGAGATGCAAATCAGCTAAGACGTCAGCACAAGAAAAAACTCACCACCAATCCATCTGCCGCAG CCACGCTCTTACAAGCGCATCACCCGAAGCAGCCGCACACGACCAGGCTCAGCCCTAACCTGTCCTCATCGTCCACCCTAGATCTACTAGATAGTTCGGCCGTTCCAGGTTTACTCGGTAGTTCCGGATCGTCGCTGACGGGCAGCAGCACAACAAGCATCGGACCCAGCGGCAGTGCCCTGATGAGCGGTAGTATGTCATCGGGTTCTTCATCGACGCTTGGTTTAGGTCCCTCGCTAAGTTCAGGCAGCGCCGGTCCATTAGGTCCACTGACTACCTCCGGTCCGCCACCGCCCAGTAGTTTACATCACGGCCCGGGTCTGGGACCTAACGCAATCCTTACTGAGAACGGCATGGTTGTGGAACAAACGCCAGAAGGGGAATGGACTTATGATCCGAACGAGCCACGGTACTGCATTTGTAATCAGGTGTCCTACGGCGATATGGTCGCTTGTGACAACGAAGAC tgtccCTTTGAGTGGTTCCACTATCCCTGTGTAAACATAACGTCTTCACCGAAAGGAAAATGGTACTGTCCACAGTGTAGCAGCTCGATGAAGCGCCGAGCCCCAAGGAAGAACTaa
- the LOC129754932 gene encoding 60S ribosomal protein L35: MVKVKCSELRTKDKKELTKQLEELKTELLNLRVAKVTGGAPSKLSKIRVVRKAIARVYIVMNTKTKENLRKLYKGKKYVPLDLRPKKTRAMRKALSPKDAARLTLKEQKKRAKFPKRVYAVKA, translated from the exons ATG GTTAAAGTTAAATGTTCGGAACTGAGGACGAAGGACAAGAAGGAGCTGACCAAGCAGCTCGAGGAGCTGAAGACCGAGCTGCTCAATCTTCGAGTAGCTAAGGTCACCGGTGGAGCTCCCTCGAAGCTGTCAAAGAT CCGTGTGGTCCGCAAAGCCATCGCCCGCGTCTACATCGTTATGAATACCAAAACGAAGGAGAATCTGCGAAAACTCTACAAGGGCAAGAAGTACGTCCCATTGGATCTGCGCCCAAAGAAGACCCGAGCCATGCGGAAGGCCCTGTCTCCGAAGGACGCCGCCCGATTGACCCTGAAGGAACAGAAGAAGCGAGCCAAGTTCCCCAAGCGAGTCTACGCCGTCAAGGCGTAA